In Rhodothermus marinus DSM 4252, a single genomic region encodes these proteins:
- a CDS encoding DNA gyrase/topoisomerase IV subunit B: MAELAATYTGKDIQVLEGLEPVRKRPGMYIGGTGKPGLHHLLWEIVDNAVDEAVNGFASLIEVTLHADGRSVTVTDNGRGIPVDPHPVKKIPTLELILTTLHAGGKFDRKNYITSGGLHGVGASVVNALSEELVATVKRDGKTYQQRFVRGKPKTKLKVVAENTRGTGTSIYFRPDPEIFETTEFDPVWIREHLEIKTYLNRNLKIVFKDETSGERYEFHHEGGIVEYLARLVEEQGARVVHPEPFVLIQEELRDGARLEVALQWTEAPRELIKSFVNGIPTTEGGTHEQGFKEAVRSAVRAYMETHDLLPRNLEVTADDIREGLVAVVNLFMVEPQFQGQTKEKLNNPEARSLVIGAVRLDLEQFLNAHPTMAEAIVARIIQAAKARLASRAAARSVRRQSSVSHRLNLPGKLADCTSTNPEECELFIVEGDSAGGSAKQARDRRFQAVLPLRGKVLNAEQASLRKVEENKELSNIVQALGCGIGDKIDLSRLRYHKIILLMDADSDGHHITTLLLTFFYRYMRPLIENGHVYVAQPPLYRIDAGKETYWALDDADRDRILQELRKKRKNVQVEIQRFKGLGEMMPDTLRETTLDPRKRRLLRVEIPEDARLLTEQTITELMGRDVSARFRFIMENAAQVDAEALDV; this comes from the coding sequence ACCGGCAAACCCGGCCTGCATCACCTGCTCTGGGAGATCGTCGACAACGCGGTGGACGAGGCCGTCAACGGCTTCGCCTCGCTGATCGAGGTGACGCTGCACGCCGACGGCCGGAGCGTTACGGTGACGGACAACGGCCGGGGGATCCCCGTCGATCCGCACCCGGTCAAGAAGATCCCCACGCTGGAGCTGATCCTCACCACGCTTCACGCCGGCGGCAAGTTCGATCGAAAGAATTACATCACTTCGGGCGGACTCCACGGCGTGGGCGCTTCGGTGGTGAACGCGCTCTCGGAGGAGCTCGTCGCCACGGTGAAGCGCGACGGGAAGACCTACCAGCAGCGCTTCGTGCGCGGCAAGCCGAAAACGAAGCTGAAGGTCGTTGCCGAAAACACGCGCGGCACCGGCACCAGCATCTATTTTCGTCCCGACCCGGAGATTTTCGAAACCACCGAGTTCGATCCGGTCTGGATCCGGGAGCATCTGGAGATCAAGACGTACCTGAACCGTAACCTGAAGATCGTTTTCAAGGACGAGACGAGCGGGGAACGGTACGAATTCCATCACGAAGGAGGAATCGTCGAGTATCTGGCGCGACTGGTCGAGGAGCAGGGCGCGCGCGTGGTGCATCCCGAACCGTTCGTGCTGATTCAGGAGGAGTTGCGCGACGGAGCCCGCTTGGAGGTGGCCCTTCAATGGACCGAGGCCCCGCGCGAGCTGATCAAGTCGTTCGTCAACGGGATTCCTACCACCGAGGGTGGCACACACGAACAGGGCTTCAAGGAGGCCGTGAGGAGTGCCGTGCGGGCCTACATGGAGACGCACGACCTGCTACCGCGTAATCTGGAGGTGACGGCCGACGACATCCGCGAAGGGCTGGTGGCCGTCGTCAACCTGTTCATGGTGGAGCCTCAGTTCCAGGGCCAGACCAAGGAAAAACTGAACAACCCGGAGGCCCGATCGCTGGTGATCGGGGCGGTGCGGCTGGACCTGGAGCAGTTCCTGAATGCCCACCCGACAATGGCCGAGGCCATCGTGGCCCGGATCATTCAGGCCGCTAAAGCCCGGCTGGCCAGCCGGGCGGCCGCCCGCTCGGTGCGCCGTCAGAGTTCGGTCAGCCACCGGCTGAACCTTCCCGGCAAACTGGCCGACTGCACCTCGACAAATCCTGAAGAGTGCGAACTGTTCATCGTCGAGGGCGACTCGGCCGGTGGCAGTGCCAAGCAGGCCCGCGACCGGCGCTTCCAGGCGGTATTGCCGCTGCGCGGCAAGGTGCTGAACGCCGAGCAGGCTTCGCTGCGCAAGGTCGAGGAAAACAAGGAGTTGTCCAACATCGTGCAGGCACTGGGATGTGGCATCGGGGATAAAATCGATCTCTCCCGCCTGCGCTATCATAAAATTATCCTGCTCATGGACGCCGACTCGGACGGCCATCACATCACGACGCTGCTTCTGACGTTCTTCTACCGCTACATGCGGCCGCTCATCGAAAACGGGCACGTGTACGTGGCCCAGCCGCCGCTGTACCGAATCGACGCCGGCAAAGAGACCTACTGGGCCCTGGACGACGCCGACCGCGACCGCATTCTGCAGGAGCTGCGCAAAAAGCGGAAGAACGTGCAGGTGGAAATCCAGCGCTTCAAGGGGCTGGGCGAGATGATGCCCGACACGCTGCGCGAAACCACGCTGGATCCCCGGAAGCGCCGCCTGCTGCGCGTCGAGATTCCGGAAGACGCCCGCCTGTTGACCGAGCAGACCATCACCGAGTTGATGGGGCGCGACGTCTCGGCCCGCTTTCGGTTCATCATGGAAAATGCCGCTCAGGTCGACGCCGAGGCGCTCGACGTGTAA
- a CDS encoding DMT family transporter, whose translation MTTPATLGLSRGLRYMIGSAFMFSLMGLFVKVAGRHLPSQEIVLIRSVVTLFYSYLLLRWQRVSWRGQRTGLLILRGVVGFVSLSCLYFALTRLPLADTLVLQHTSPVFTTLLAALWLKEPIGRHEIAGILLSLLGMVLVARPGFLFGTHTAGLDPLGVAAAMGAAIFSAGAYTIVRELRRTEHPLTIVFYFPLVSTIGSLPMALPTAVWPSPLDWLVVVAGVGLSAQIAQVWMTRGLAEEQAGRAVAMNYLQVVFGALWGLLFFREIPTPLSLLGMGLIFAGTGLVARVRA comes from the coding sequence GTGACGACGCCGGCGACGCTCGGACTCTCGCGCGGGTTGCGCTATATGATCGGCTCGGCCTTCATGTTCAGCCTGATGGGGCTGTTCGTGAAAGTGGCCGGCCGCCATCTGCCCAGCCAGGAAATCGTTCTCATCCGCAGCGTCGTCACGCTTTTCTACAGCTACCTGCTGCTCCGCTGGCAACGGGTCTCGTGGCGGGGACAGCGGACGGGCCTGCTGATCCTGCGCGGCGTGGTGGGCTTCGTGTCGCTGAGCTGCCTCTACTTTGCGCTGACGCGGCTGCCGCTGGCCGACACGCTGGTGCTTCAGCACACGAGCCCGGTCTTCACCACGCTGCTGGCCGCCCTCTGGCTGAAAGAACCCATCGGCCGCCACGAAATCGCCGGCATTCTGCTCAGCTTGCTCGGCATGGTGCTGGTGGCCCGGCCGGGCTTTCTGTTCGGCACCCACACGGCCGGGTTGGATCCGCTGGGCGTGGCCGCCGCCATGGGCGCGGCTATCTTCAGCGCCGGCGCCTACACGATCGTGCGCGAACTTCGCCGCACCGAGCACCCGCTGACCATCGTGTTCTATTTCCCGCTGGTCTCGACGATCGGCTCGCTTCCGATGGCGCTGCCCACGGCCGTCTGGCCCTCGCCGCTCGACTGGCTCGTCGTGGTGGCGGGCGTGGGGCTCAGCGCCCAGATCGCGCAGGTCTGGATGACCCGCGGCCTGGCCGAAGAACAGGCCGGCCGGGCGGTCGCCATGAACTACCTGCAGGTCGTCTTCGGTGCACTCTGGGGCCTGCTGTTTTTCCGCGAGATCCCCACGCCGCTGAGCCTGCTGGGCATGGGATTGATCTTTGCCGGTACCGGGCTGGTCGCCCGCGTCCGCGCCTGA
- a CDS encoding metal ABC transporter permease yields MSPALEILLVAMLTAAACALPGAFLVLRRMSLVSDAISHAVLPGIVVGFFLTENLQHPLLLVLAGASGLLTVYLIELLEKTGRLREDTAIGLVFPALFSVGVLLIARFAGQVHLDTDAVLLGELAFVPFDRLIWRGIDLGPRALWTMAGLLLINALLIRLLYKELVLATFDAASAAVLGFRPVLLHYLLMGLVAVTVVAAFHAVGAILVIALMIGPPAAALLLARRMPTYLLGSLLFGVLSAVPGYGMARLLDVSIAGSMATMVGVLFCLVWLLAPETGLLARWRRHRRQQRDFALDLLLIHLLHHEHRPEATAERHRATLPLHLNWTDEKFARILEEGRRRGWLRLEGRMVHLTEAGRRHARKRMEALAPAPHTT; encoded by the coding sequence ATGAGTCCGGCTCTCGAGATCCTGCTGGTAGCCATGCTGACAGCGGCCGCGTGTGCGCTGCCCGGCGCCTTTCTCGTGCTGCGCCGCATGAGCCTCGTCAGCGACGCCATCAGCCACGCGGTGTTGCCCGGGATCGTGGTCGGTTTCTTTCTCACCGAAAACCTTCAGCATCCGCTGCTGCTTGTGCTGGCCGGAGCTTCGGGACTGCTCACGGTCTACCTGATCGAACTGCTGGAAAAGACCGGCCGGCTGCGCGAGGATACGGCCATCGGGCTGGTCTTCCCCGCGCTGTTCAGCGTGGGCGTGCTGCTGATTGCTCGCTTTGCAGGCCAGGTGCATCTGGACACCGACGCCGTGCTTCTGGGCGAGCTGGCCTTCGTGCCGTTCGATCGGCTGATCTGGCGCGGGATTGACCTCGGTCCGCGCGCGCTCTGGACCATGGCCGGCCTCCTGCTGATCAACGCGCTGCTGATCCGACTGCTTTACAAGGAGCTGGTGCTGGCGACGTTCGATGCGGCCTCAGCAGCCGTGCTGGGTTTTCGACCCGTGCTGTTGCATTACCTGCTGATGGGCCTCGTGGCCGTCACGGTGGTGGCCGCCTTCCATGCGGTGGGCGCCATTCTGGTCATTGCACTGATGATCGGCCCGCCGGCTGCTGCTCTCCTGCTGGCCCGCCGGATGCCGACCTACCTGCTGGGGAGCCTGCTTTTCGGCGTGCTGAGTGCCGTACCGGGCTACGGCATGGCCCGGCTGCTGGACGTGTCGATCGCCGGATCAATGGCCACCATGGTGGGCGTGCTGTTCTGCCTGGTCTGGCTGCTGGCTCCGGAGACCGGACTACTGGCCCGTTGGCGCCGCCATCGTCGGCAGCAGCGCGATTTTGCGCTGGACCTGCTTTTGATCCATCTGCTGCACCACGAGCACAGGCCGGAGGCCACGGCCGAACGCCATCGCGCCACGCTGCCCCTTCATCTGAACTGGACCGACGAAAAGTTTGCCCGCATTCTGGAAGAAGGCCGGCGGCGAGGCTGGCTGCGCCTTGAAGGCCGCATGGTCCACCTGACCGAAGCCGGTCGTCGCCACGCACGGAAACGGATGGAAGCACTGGCGCCTGCACCACATACGACCTGA